The following is a genomic window from Neodiprion pinetum isolate iyNeoPine1 chromosome 3, iyNeoPine1.2, whole genome shotgun sequence.
TGACCATGTCGGTATTGCGGCATGTGTACTCTTGACTATTCTTTGAATTGTCCATTACCTTTCAACTTTGCCGTCACGTGATCTTTGGTAGAATATAGTTACTCATTGTCAATGGTAAGGATATCGTTCCGAATTCGGTTGGGTATGATACATATTCTATCTTTATCTACCACGTAAAATAGAAGAGGACACGATATGTCTCTGTTTCTCAGTTAACAATGTAAACTGCATACTGACCGGCCGTTctcaatcaattatttttatagtcTTACACATAAGTGGAAAAATAGGCATGACAAGATTCTTCTTGTTTAATAACGGTTAAGATATTTGATAGGGCATATAATTCAAAGTACTCTAGATCAATCAcagttcaattttacttttagaaTTGTGcgaactttttgaaatttgaatgtgGCCGCCAATATGAGACTTGAATCAAACGCGGTGACGGCCAGACAGACGACAGTCGTTCACTTTTAGCATTGCGTCATCTCTGACCTATCCAATTGGATCGCAACAGTCGAGTTTATGGTGGCATTCAAGAACGAAATTTGTGTGTCAACAGCGAGAAGCAGCCTCAAATCATTGATAAGAAAACAAAGCGAATACCCTGCAACTGACGGTGGTGCGTATACTTCATTGATGGCGAATATTTGTGAAGTTTTCGCTTCTGATAGTGGGTTGATTGAAACGGTATGGCGTTATGGTCGTGCACTTAACTGATCAGTATTACGcatttgaaaaacattgaCTCTAAAGTAAGTGTAACAATACCAAACTCCAGTTAATGAGTAGAGAAATTGTATTTCAttcctgaaaatataaattctgttgttaaaattcttcaaattgcTTAAagttatttgtaaaatttcgatttcCTCGAATGAAATGGCGGCAAATTTTGGCAACCCACGAGCGCGAGCAAGCCGCGTGTATCTTGCATCATCGCTTGATCAAGAACGCACACATCGCCATAAGTTTACGTAGAAGCGTGAAACACATGGGCAGAATTAGCGAGAACGCGTTTGGTATTCGGTACTTTTTGCATATTATTATGGTCATAGGTAATGCCGTAATGCCAAAATTATCAGATAACTTCTGTTGATTAGCAGTGATAAATCAATACCCAAACGTTGACTTGGGATGTTGATCTATGTACCACTAGAAATCAAAACCCGTTGTgaacgtttttcaaattcttttacTTCATACCGATAATTGTCCTTGCAGAATTTTCTGAAACTTTTGAGAAATTACCTTACTAACATAATTTTGTACAAACTTTTGCCCACAAATTTCAGTAATGAATTAATCAACTATCAGTTGAATTGATATCATCGCATAAAAAATTGGTACGCTCTAGTTTATGACTTCATCCCGTTTAATTGGATTTAAGTTTTTCCCTCCAAATTGACTAAACCATACCAGCTAGAAATTGGTAATAAcatatttgatcaaaaaaatttagcgTCAGTTGAATGTATTCAAATCCTGTTTCCAAATTAAGgtatgaaaaatgttcaaagcATGGGGTAGTAGTCGCCTTGTGTCGTACGCATAACTGAGAGTATTTGCCAATTGGATATTTCATAGAGAACAATATACCTTGCCAATACGATCAGGGTATTCCACTAATTATCGTTGATACgtgatcaaattttgaaacatgGAATTTGCTTTTATTCGACCACTTCAAATCCTAGTTTCTGAGGTgctcaatatttatattttttcaaatatataccaGTAAAGACTGTATATGTTGTAAGATTTGCAAACCCTGAACAAATAGTATTTCTTCATATGAATCAAAcgtttttaataataaaatccgtttttctttttccagaTGGCACCCAAAAATAAGGAAAACTCCGGGAACCCGTCGAAAAAGTCGAAACGAGCAATTTCTGAAGaagatgacgacgacgactacAGGCGAAGACGAGATCGTAACAATCAGGTAGATGCAGATTCAGTTATGTcagaatatttattgtttGCGGGACAATGTACTTGCGCCACTTTTCTCAATAAGATAACACTACTGTAATATACAATCGTGGAGTAGAaaacgaaaatgtaaaatagaaCTACATCAGTGACTACATCTGGGACCCCTTCCTTCcgattgaaattttcccactgattcgtaaaatattttcatttctataacATTGTGCTTACGTGCAGTGTTTATCAATGGTCATTATTGGACATTCTTAatgtaacaaattttcaagttgTATTTGCATCGATTTGACTTATCATATTTCCTTTGTTATAAAATCTGTAGGCAGTAAAGCGTTCAAGGGTAAAGAGTAAATTACGAACGCAGCAAACTTTGGAGCGAGTTAACCAGCTGAAAACAGAAAACGAATTGTTGGAGGAGAAGATCAAGATGCTAACCAAGGAGCTTGGATTTTTGAAAGACCTGTTTTTGGCCCACGCAGGTATGGAGTGCATATCGTGATAAGTTT
Proteins encoded in this region:
- the Irbp18 gene encoding CCAAT/enhancer-binding protein gamma, which encodes MAPKNKENSGNPSKKSKRAISEEDDDDDYRRRRDRNNQAVKRSRVKSKLRTQQTLERVNQLKTENELLEEKIKMLTKELGFLKDLFLAHAGSSQHPINIQDLDLNALLSEDTKSSDDVKPTTKL